The genomic interval GTTCCCACCCAAATGTGGGATATTCTGCCAAGCAAATTCTCTTTATGAGCTCTTCAGGGATGTGGCTGCTGCTCATTTTATCTTTGTACCGAACGTGCAGGGGAGCCCCGGTGCCAGCTGTAGCATCTGAAAGATTGGGGAATAACACTGTCGTTAACAACCAGGCTTGCCTGAATTGTAACTCCATCTCTGCTGTTACCTCACCAAATGGCTCTGGGCAATGCATTCACTTCTCAGCCTCAGTTACCTCTTCCTTAAAGCTGGAATAACAATGACTTGCCTCATAGAGTTGTAATGATTACAGGTAGTGCAGAACCAGCACAGGATGTTACTACATACGTGCTAGCCagtgtttctgttcttttctgcagttatttataaaagaaatgaTCAAGTGTCAGAGTAAGTCAGATTCAAAAAGGAATGGtggaaagaagaaatggaaaaggataGACAGATAGCTCGAGTTCAAATACACAATTTCTTTGACTGTTAATGATGTTTTTATGTATCAAATTGGCTCCATAATTAAGAGCCAAAAGAAATGGAGATTGTtctgagggagaagaggagggcaTGAGAAGATGAGAAAAGGGACATGGCTGCTGAGACAAAACTGAAATCTCCACCCTCCTTCTGGTCTTCTTGCTATCTCTTATTCTTTCTCTTCCAAGCACAATCTCCATTACCTTGGTGTCTGAGCTTTCAGCCTTGTGTTGCCTCGGTGTTGTGTGTTTCAGATTTATCTCCATTCCCAGAAGATGTCTTCCTACAGACAGACGATTAGCTCCCGTTGCCTTGCGCCCTGCGAAGTGACCTGCCCGCAACCAATTGCAAATGCCTGGAGCCAGCCCTGTGTAACATCCTGTGGTGACTCGAGAGCTGTGATCTACCCACCACCTGTGGTCATGACCTTCCCAGGACCCATTCTCAGCTCCTGCCCTCAGGAGAGCGTAGTGGGCAGCTCAGCACCATCCAGCATTGGGAGCTTGTTTGGATCGATGAGCTCTCTGGGTCCCAGCGGCTCCTATGGCTCTAGGAGCTTGTACAATTATGGGAGGTCATATTCTTCCTATGGATCCAGTGGTTATGGTTTTGGGAGCTGCAGACCATGTTAAAAGTGCAGTGAATAAGGAGCAAGGAGCAATCACCCAGCACGGAGGAAGATGTGCCTCCACAATCCCTGTTACTGGCATTGCTTTCCTGGAGAGTGAACTGTGCATCTCTGAAAATCACATTTACATGTAATTCTCAAGCTAACgatttaatttagttttctgaCTATTCTTTCCAGTGGCTCCTGATAATAATGGCCTTGAATTAGTTATATCAATGATCTTTGGCTGGTTGAAAGTGGGACGAGTCTTCCCATGCcatgaaaaagaaagagtaatGTATGTAGAGTGCATAGCCCTGGAACAATTCTTTGCTTGCAGCCTTTAATGAGACCTTGGCaatattttcactgtgtttttcatTCTCAGTAAGATCTTCTACGTCTTACTTCCTCATTAAATTATTTTGCATCAAAATTCTGagctttcttgtctttttttttgtccaccATTTTTTGTTTATATACCATTCTGGGTGAGCATCAATCTCTGTAGTGAAACATGACTGCTTTCTTTCAACGCCTAAAGTTGGCAGGTGACCAGGCCCTTTAAGCAGGAGTAAGAAATGACTGCTTTCTGCAGAGAAGTAATTTCATGCTGGATAAACATGTTTTGTAACCCTTACAACTAAGTTTGAAATTTCCTCCAGGACAGGTGTGGTTACAGTGTGTATTTGCTACATGCTGGCAAAGAAAGTTAAACACATGAGTAACTTTGAAGATCTTCCCTGTGTCTCACTACTTGCCCGAAGCTCCAATTTAATTACATCCCCATACATTGGTTTTATggtatttttcattgtttaaaagCAGCATGTAACCATCTGTGGATAGAACTTTCCTTTGAATAGCCAACAGGAATTTTTAACTGAATGGCAAATCTTTGCAGAAATTCTGTGAATTCTTTGAACTTTCACATTAATACCTCTAAATTCTTGGCAGCCccagttaaaataaatagaagaataaTCCTTAAGTCTTCCCTGCAGAGCAACACATATAATTCagaccaaataatatttttcatctcaGAACTTTACACCTAAATTTCAGGCTACTCAGGGATGACTGTGAATGCTGGGCATGTTCAGCACTTCTCTTTGTTCAACAGCAACAGGGTTCCAGGCTGCTCAGTATGTCCTGTAGAGCTGTTTTTCTAGTGATGCAATCTGCATAGGAGTACAGCTATTAAGAGGCATTCACCCTATCCTTTGTGTTTTGCAAGCAGCAATGCCAACCAGGACTCTGATGGATCAGATATCAGACACTGCTCAGCACTTCTGCTCTTCCCTGTGTGAAGCTGCTGTTCCTAGGAATACCATCAATGCACTGACTTGAGCAGGCTAATTCCAGGCAAATCCCAGTCTCATGCTGCAGCAATTTGTTTGGACGGGATCAAGTATGTGGTAATAACTTCAAAGGGTTTGGAGGTATGACTTCACTTTTAAAACGAGCTGAAATGAGATGAGGCTACAATGAGGTAGCCAGGAAACACCTCTTTCTTGTTAGGATGTGTCTGAAGGCTTTGTCTTGTTTTGatccttcctctgtctccaaTGCACTGCATGATTATTCTTGGAGTCGCTAGGATGCTGTCGAAAAACCAGTACTTCTTTGTGCAGGTATGCAGAGCACTAAAGCAATCAGATCAGGTATTTTCAAGACACATCACTATGGTGTTGATCACTAGAGAAGTCCTCTTTTCGAGATCTTTGTTTTCGTTCCACACAGAACGGTAGAATTACATTGATCCTCTTCTCAGCCCATCTTGCTGCACCTCTGCACTGGACTTGCAATAACAGCCAGTTTCTCATGCTGCGGTGAAAGGGTGCAGCCAGACATCCTTCAGTGTGGGTGCTGTCAGCATACCTGGATGAAGCTGCCCTGCCTACGTACTTGTTACGCTACAGAAAAGGCACACGTGGGAGCCAGAAGTTAGAGCCCGGACTATAAATAGATCACTGTAGTATGTCTTAATTGATCGATGGACTCTACTGGCTTTGAATGGTGCTTGAAGACACAACACTCCACAACACCAGTATTTGGTAAAGTGACCTGCAGAGACTGTCCCTTGGAGAGCAAGGAACTGCAAAATTTGTGTTGCTGATTCTCCTCTGCCAGCCGGAGTTTGCATGTTATGAACATAGACCTGAGCGAACACCAAAGGACAGTTCTTTAACTGCCTTCCATTGTTCTGTACTGCTCCTGACCATCAGCAATCTGCCTCTTCCCAAATGCACAGCAGACTGAACTTGGATTACACTTTCATGTAAGTGTAATCACAGACGAACACAGTAGAAGACAAGAGAACTAATTTCACTGGCAGACCCAATGCATCTCAGGTCACACCACATGCAGACACGAGATGGGAGGAACACCAGCTGCTGTTTATGATGATAATCTGGATGCAGTGCTGAGATCTTGACAATTTGCTGGCCACTGCAACATCTGACTGCGAGGTCTCCTGCAGCTCTTGGTCAGCCGTGGGAAGTCCAGGCTGTTGACAGTTAGCACCAGCAACTCAGACTCCTGTTCCTCCTGTCAGTGAAATAAGTCATTACCAAGAACAGGAAGCAACAATAAATGAAATCACATTGTCTCATGTTGAACTATAGGGGTCACTACACTCTCCTCTCTCTTGTCTAAATGTTCTCTGAGCATGTGTTTATAACGTAGTACAAGGTAACACTATTGGTACATGACATGCAATCAGAAGTTGATTCATAAAGATGTTGCAAACACAGCCTGAAGTATATGTCCTCCCCACGCACTAAATTACAGTTCAAGACAGATATCTGTGGGAGTTAAGCCTTTCATGTTCGATTTAAATAGGTGGATTCACTAAATATTTAGTCACTACTAGAGCCTAATGATTTTTTATGTGGTTCAGACTCACACCACTGGTAAATAGCCTGCAGGCACAATGGCTCAACATAACAGAACCAGAAATATGTCCTGCTGAATGCCAGCTTCCTTCCAGGGTTTGATTCTGGAGGAATTAGCAAAGTCATTACTTGCAGTCTACCTTTTATCAGTTTTGCAACTGGAGGATCTGAACTTGAAtgtttcagatgttttaaataaaatgctctaTCAGAGAAACctgaagaaaggaattttttttagctCATTCTCCCCTTTTACttagaaaacaaattataatAAGCCACGTCTTGAATCCTTAGGTCACTGGtttttggaagtgttcaaggtcaggttggacaggtctttgagcaacctgatctagtgaaagatgtccctgcctgtggcaggggggttgggctagatgatgtTTAAAAGTTCTTTCCAAcgcaaaccattccatgattccatgattctatggtCTGTTAAATTTCCTATGTCCTGTATACCACTGGCCATGCCATGTACAGTCTTTCAGATAAAACAAGCAGAAGTCCATGAAAACATGTCGGTTTGACTGATTATCTCATTTCAGAgttctgtctggaaaaaaaaaggatatttttgatTTTAAACACCATCATTATTAACTCACACATAGCAGTCAGAGTACTGACCCAGATTACAGGCAAATTTGAATATTAACATGGAAGTTAACTTTACTGAAATTCTCCCTGTCCCAATATATGCCAGTGTTCCTGACACCAGAGCAGAGACAGACAGGAATATTCCATGGTGTGCTCcttatctgctgctgttttcttcttttcctaaagGAGATGAGAGTAACGgtgaaaagaaaacctgaagctAATCAGTGGAATAGAAAACTGGAAACAGAGACTGCATGTCAGTTGTTAGATGGGGATACTGGAGAGAGGAATTCAGTTCTGGGCTTTACCAAGCGATTCCTTTGTCACCTGGGGAAAATATTTACTAATGTTTTTATCAGTATGGAAAACATGGCCTTTAATCTCTGTATAAAAGATGCCTgtctgaaaaaaagggaaaaaaacaatgatGCTCATGCTTTGCTCGCCTCGTCTATTTACTCTGAAAGCACTTGAGAGCAGGGATTGGCTTTATTCTTTGCTTGCACAGCACCGAACATGCCTCATTTGCAGCTTCATTACAATTCGAATCGGCTATATCATCTGAAGCTTAGAAGCACTgagtctctgctgctcctgataTTTACTGTACAGTTATTTCTTAGAGGGAACAGGGATTATTCCTCTTTCTTACTGGGGTGGAAAGGCCGATGACTGCAAGGAGGAATAAGAGCAATGTATTAGCTGCTTGGGATGTCTGGAGTTTAAGTACTGCTGAACAATGTCAATGCTGTAGATTGAGCATTATATCTGTGAATTTATAGGTGCAAATTTACATTTGGAAAGTACTCTGCTGGGCACCACCTTGGTGGCATTTGTGGTCGTGCTGAGCTCAACACAGAAATCCACAATTCTCTCTTTGGATGCTCATGGAAAGGCCCCACtgaaataatgtttaaataaCAGGAGTTAAGATACTatgttattttaaacttttcatatCTCCAAAGGATGGAAAGCTGCTACTCAGGAGTATCATTACGGAAACATTTGTGACACTGTGTAGATTCAGTCTGTGCTAAAATGTTCTGCGCTACTACTGCTTAGTTAGCAGCTTGGTCCTGCCCATGGGAAGATGTCACCCAGGGCAGGCTGTAgatgaagggaggaagggaaaccaGAAGGTTGCTGTGTGATGCAACAAAATTTTAATGAGCAAGAAATGCCTATGTTTGCAAAGCGAGATATCACAGAATatgaaaaatctgtttccagaCAATTTCGGAGAATGTTCAACAAATGTCCTGCTCAGAGATATTGCTGTCCTCAGCTggcttttttctgtctgttgtgCAATTACTGATGAAGATACTTGTCATTATGAGTGATGTCCATATGGAATAGGCTGCCCTacgatggttaaaaaaaaagggaaagctggAACAGGCAACAATAACAAACAACAAACTAGAAACTTAAGGGTAAACAAGAAGTAGAAGAAAGATCAGAAATGCTAAGTGGCAGTAGCTCCATTGTAGGGCTGCAGGAACGCTGAACGCCCATCCTCATTGCTCTGTGTTTGGGCCTTCATGCGTGGCTCTTCTGAGACCTCTCTGCTGCCTTTAGCAGGGTCCACAGCTGTCGCGGAGGAACCGGCTGTACCGGCGGGAGGAGTATGGGCTGCAGTAGCCGCCGCCGAGCGTGGAGAGGGCTGAACTTCCATATCCATACTGGGCCCCATATCCCAGAGAACCCCCATAACCGTAAAGGCTCCCAGAGCCGTAGagaccccccagccccagggagcccccaaaaGCGGGTGCTCCCGAGGAGCCCACCACGgtttgctgggggaaggagctgaggatggggccggggaaaGTGACAACAACGGGGGGTGGCTGGATCAGGGTCGTCGAGTCGGGGCACTGCTGGACACACGGCTCATTACAGCTGTTAGCaatgggctgggggcaggcgatgctgctgctggtggggcaCAGGTCATAGCAAGACATTTCTTTGCAGGGGTGAAGGTGATCCTGAAACACAGAGCACAGAGCTGCGTAAAAACAAAGCACAAGATCTACTGGAACAACAGGTCAAGGTTTTGTGCTGCGTTGTTGGGGAAAAGGCAAAATGATCACCAGATGTATAAGCAAAATTGATGACACTGTTCACAAACTTTCCTGTCAATCAGCATTGCTCTGATCTTCCCCATCCAGTAATCCCTGCACTTGTCACATCTGCCAAGCCTTCTgaaattgctgtttctttttttttttaattcctgttccTTCCCAGAGGAACAGAGTGTCGGCAGTACATTTTTTACTCAAATGCCAGTGCTCCTCCCTGGTGGATGTGGGCTGAAAGCCAGGAACTGCAGGAGCTACACCAGAGCTGACCTCCTCGTTATACCAAATGGGACAGAAGCAGGTTTTGTCTTGGGAGAGATGGGATGGAGTCAAGAACCCAGCACTGCTTTAACCAcacatttcctcctcctttcctggtCCCTGTTTCTTTTCAAGCTCTTTGGGGTAATATACTTTCTGTTGTTCCCTTTTAGTTCTACATTCTCTTAATCTCTGTAATCCCTCTGGTAAACCCCCCCAAAGCATTTGAGCCTGAGGATAGATTCATATACTTGATGTAATAAGTAAATACACCCTAGAAAATATTTCTATCCAAATATTTCTTGGCATAGCAGTGTAATTTCATATAGAGTGTGGAGCAGGTTGGTAAAGTGTAAGGAGCTGATTTCCTTCATCagataaaaatacagtttgcaaACTACCATTTCAGCTAGATGTCTGGTCACAAAAGCTTGTGACTTAGCACTTTTTCcagtaaaaaagaggaaatattatGATGTTCATAAAGTAGCCCTGAAATGCAGAGAATCAAATCATTGAACTCAGGGTATCTGAGCAGCTAATCTGGATCTGGATTTACAAATGGACATATGACAAACACACTGGACCAGACCACCAGTTTACTTCCCTTATTATTGTCTCTGGTGAAAATAACTAGGGTTTAAAATaagcaggatttattttttaccTATCCATAAAAACTACATACAAGCTAGGATTATTCTGCAATAAAATTCCCATGTAGATAATGCTCTTTCTTCAGCTGAGTCATTAAGCAGCTTAGGATATGGCCATGTCTCTCTGGTTCAGTCATTAAATGAAATGGTACAGGAGAATTCTGCCTTTCAAAGCTTATGCCATCCTACATTTTCAATCCGCTAACAGTGCAAGAATGCCCAAATATGAATTACAGTGAAATAAATGCCTCAAACCCTGGTCTTGACTCTTAAAGCTTACcagtaacaaaaaaatgaaatgatggagagagaaagagagagattcaaAAAATAGTCCTAAAAACTCTAATGTAATAGTAGTGAACAGTTTTCTAAGCTCCAGTGCAAAGACATTCTGgcatttagaaagaaatgaaatggcaTCAGACTTACCTGATGTAGAGGAAAGTACGCAGGAGAGGGAGATGGAATAGGTCTGCGTTACCTGCTCCTTTTATACAGTCCTTCAGATTGCCTGGGGGGTCTGAGGCACACTGTACACATGAAATAATAATCCCCAACCAGCCCAAATTTGAAGCACATATAACTTCCCAAAGTGATGAAACTGTTTTCGCTTGCTGTTTGCAAAATCACCCTAAATCCCTGAATAGCATGATATGCACATTCCAGCTCCCAGTCCTCTTTCATCTTGAAGCCTAATTGACCAGCTTCTTTGCTGGTATCATTCCACCCTGCTCACTGGCATTGCAGGAGGAATTAAACTGGTTCTATTTAACACTTCCTTCATTATCTTCCCATAATGATTTTAATCAGAGCTATAACCTGCTGTCGTATACATGTTTGTATTTAAGTGCTTTAGACCTAGGCTGTAATCTAATCTACTCACACATTTTGCAATGAAACGTTCAGTGAGGTGGAAGACACCTTCTGATCCTTTTCCCACACACAGCCACAAAACATGCGAGAGGTCCTGTACCTATGGTAATAATGGACATTGTCTAATGGTCTTTGATTTAGAAATCCTGAATTTTCCTTGCTGCTTGGCAAGACcagcagaaaatacagtattttcatacCTGAAACAGTGTTTAAACCAAAGGCTAAAGTTTCCTCTGAAGGGATATCagtatttttttgcttatttttcaccTGGAATCTGCAAAGGCACACAGAGATTATCTCGCAGGTTCAGCAATGTTGAATGGCTGCAATTGCAAACAGATTAATAGTTACTAGCTACTCTGTATTGACATTGCACAGCTCCGAAGGAGGACATAACACAAGACAGTGGTGAAGCAGATGCAAATTTCTCAGTTTCTTTGTGAAATTATATGTTTCTGACAACCACTGCATTCATTCAATCTAtatcttctctttgtttttgttcATATGATGGAGTGTAGTTTGCCCTTAGATCTACTCCTTCACCTTACAAAGGAATTGAACCAAAGTTTCGCTGGAGGATGTCACAGAAACAATTTTTGAGTGCTTCCTTCCTAGACTTACTGGGTAAGTGGCAGGAAAAGCAATGGAATTATACGAGGAATAGTTATTGcaacaatggattttttttcttctcttctttatTTCCTGACTAGCAGGACATCACCTGCAGAGTGCATATTGTCGCAGAGCCCAATTTTGACTGCCAAGATTTCAAGTGACTTGTCATTTGAAATTATTCAGGCTTCCCCAATACTTAGTGGGGAGGGACAAGAATTTCTGCAAGACAATTCATCCCGTCTCAGATGTTTACCTTGCCAGAATTGGTATCACCCTCAAAACATAACAATTTTACTTTCATTGACTATGGAGACAGACAACAAGCTCAACTGAAACCCCCAGCTTCTAAGCAGGGAAGGTTTGATGAGATGTGTCCCACCCATATTTCCATATTCTGAAATTCTGGGTAATAAACAGTGCCTGGTCCAGCCTCAGAAATCCTCATTTGCCTATGGATCGGTTGTTTGGCAAATAAAAAACACCGCAACATTTCTACCAGAAGTTATACTTAAATtatgagattattttttccagactTTGAGATGGCCCTAGGGGATCACAAGAGCAATAACACTCACACAggttcttcaaatattttttgtgtgtgtttttaagcaCTTCCCAAACCCTCCTTAATAGTTTACGCATGAAGTGGTGCGTCATTATTGTAATATAAGTATGTGGTTGGATTCAAGCAGCCcagcattttgaaatatatttattaaattgtACTGGCCAAGAGCACTCTTCCTGTTCCCTTTACCAGCTCATGATTGCTAACCTTAGGATTTCAGTtgattttcttttataatttaggttttaatttatttgtttaagTTTGCATATAAGCTCTTTCAGTGTTGATGTTGTATTAATTCACATCCCCTTCAGCGTCTGTAGCACCAAGATCTGCAACATCTGCCTCTGTCCTCATGTTTTGAAAGCTTTTCCTAGGACCTTCCTAGTCTAACTGTGAATGGTCtactttccttctgtgttttaaacaaatgctcagcttcctaaaaaaaaatgtatttaacaaGTTGCCTGTAATCTGGCTAAGAAACTGTTTGCCTTTGTTGTCACCAATGAATTTACCTCTCAAATGTGAAGAAACCATACAGCTGGGTAGTCTGGGAGACAAGGCATGGGTCTGgatgattttaaaaagtactttgcaAAGTATCTTTtgatttttcccctgaaaagtgCAAGATGGTCCTATCCAAATCTTAATTCCAACTTCATATAAGGGTTGCTGATTTCACAAGAAAGACACCATGTTTTGTATCAATTATACTTTTTCTAGCATGGGTaaggaaggatggaaagaaaatCTGTGTATGAAAGCAGATGGCAATTATAATTAACATTTGAGCCACCATCATTATGTCAACCAATAAAAGAAGAGGTAAATAAATGAAGCCAGCATAATTCCTCCTGTCATTCTAATGTATTTAATGGAACGTTACCAGGAATGAATCTTGCCAATTAAGTGCTAAgatgaaagaaatatttgttttgtaaTTTGCATTTCATGCAGCGTGAGAATTTGAATCaactaataaatataaatattaagcAAAACTGTTTCATCATTTTGAGGTAAACCACATGTGATGAATGTGGGCTGGTGTTAATGGGAGTCTCAGGTTCTTCAGGTAGTTTGAGGAAATGTATAAAAAATGCCTCCTAAAAACTGCCTTGTATTTACTTCTCTTGACTCCTTCTTCCCAGACCCAGCTATTTTCTAGATAtcaaactgttctttttctgtaaatttaAATTAGTCCTCTTTTGTCATTTATGAGGAGGCAATGTTATATGCAGGTTTTAAGGGCTAAGCTGGTATTTTCCACAATGGATTGTATAGGAGCTGTCAGCTCTCTACTAGTTCAAATCTCAGGGTTATAATCTGCTAAACAGATACCAAAACTCCAGACTGTAATCCCACAAACTGCTCTGTACTCCTGCACCACAAAGGCCTCAGTCGCAGCCATGTTTAACAGAGGATATGTCCTCTTCATAGTTAATTACTTGGTCTTCCAGTTGCTGTTTCAAATTAGCTTGTATGGAAGAAAGCCAAAGCTTGAAAGAGATGTAAGCAAAGCTTCCTTACTCACAGTGAAAAGAGCCTCCAGGGTGTTAGGAATCAGGTGAGCCTTTGGACAGTTCATTCGATAATGCATAACATCAGGATTTTTACACTAAACTTTAGATGACGTGGAACTGACTTTTATCAGAGACAAGGTATAGGATAAGAGCAATCATTTGTCTGAGGAAGCATGTGACCTTCTGTATTCCCATGTTTTCACAAACCAAT from Aptenodytes patagonicus chromosome 26, bAptPat1.pri.cur, whole genome shotgun sequence carries:
- the LOC143171115 gene encoding feather keratin B-4-like, which translates into the protein MSSYRQTISSRCLAPCEVTCPQPIANAWSQPCVTSCGDSRAVIYPPPVVMTFPGPILSSCPQESVVGSSAPSSIGSLFGSMSSLGPSGSYGSRSLYNYGRSYSSYGSSGYGFGSCRPC
- the LOC143171053 gene encoding scale keratin-like encodes the protein MSCYDLCPTSSSIACPQPIANSCNEPCVQQCPDSTTLIQPPPVVVTFPGPILSSFPQQTVVGSSGAPAFGGSLGLGGLYGSGSLYGYGGSLGYGAQYGYGSSALSTLGGGYCSPYSSRRYSRFLRDSCGPC